One part of the Streptomyces lienomycini genome encodes these proteins:
- the orn gene encoding oligoribonuclease, with translation MNDRMVWIDCEMTGLSLSDDALIEVAALVTDSELNILGEGVDIVVRPPDRALETMPEVVREMHTKSGLLAELDGGTTLADAEAQVLAYVREHVKEPGKAPLCGNSVGTDRGFLLRDMPTLEDYLHYRIVDVSSIKELARRWYPRAYFNSPEKNGNHRALADIRESIAELRYYREAVFVPQPGPDSDTAKAIAAKHVVSAG, from the coding sequence ATGAACGATCGCATGGTGTGGATCGACTGCGAGATGACCGGCCTCTCGCTGTCCGACGACGCGCTCATCGAGGTTGCCGCCCTCGTCACCGACTCCGAGCTGAACATCCTCGGCGAGGGCGTCGACATCGTCGTCCGCCCGCCGGACCGGGCCCTGGAGACGATGCCGGAGGTGGTGCGCGAGATGCACACCAAGTCCGGCCTGCTCGCCGAGCTGGACGGCGGCACGACCCTCGCCGACGCCGAGGCCCAGGTCCTGGCGTACGTGCGGGAGCACGTGAAGGAGCCCGGCAAGGCCCCCCTGTGCGGCAACTCCGTCGGCACCGACCGCGGCTTCCTGCTGCGGGACATGCCGACGCTGGAGGACTACCTCCACTACCGGATCGTCGACGTCTCCTCGATCAAGGAGCTGGCCCGCCGCTGGTATCCGCGGGCCTACTTCAACAGCCCGGAGAAGAACGGCAACCACCGCGCGCTCGCCGACATCCGCGAGTCCATCGCCGAACTGCGCTACTACCGCGAGGCGGTCTTCGTCCCGCAGCCCGGCCCCGACTCCGACACGGCCAAGGCGATCGCCGCCAAGCACGTCGTATCCGCCGGTTAG
- a CDS encoding LacI family DNA-binding transcriptional regulator, with the protein MVVSGGRGRGAGRPTLEEVAARAGVGRGTVSRVINGSPRVSDATRAAVEAAVAELGYVPNTAARALAANRTDAIALVVPEPETRFFAEPYFSDMLKGVGAELSDTEMQLLLIFAGSDRERERLAQYLAAHRVDGVLLVSVHADDPLPDLLSELEIPAVISGPRSAAEPLASVDSDNYGGARSAVEHLLGRGRRRVAHITGHLDVYGAQRRVDGYREALRDAGQEPDEGLIEAGDFTEEGGHRAMTELLRRRPDLDAVFAASDVTAAGARQALREAGLRIPDDVALVGYDDSAIARHLDPPLTSVRQPIEEMGRAMIDLLLTEIAERRPASARRPVRYQVVLATELVERASS; encoded by the coding sequence ATGGTGGTCAGCGGTGGGCGGGGCCGAGGCGCCGGGCGTCCGACCCTGGAGGAGGTCGCCGCCCGCGCGGGGGTCGGCCGCGGTACGGTCTCCCGCGTGATCAACGGCTCCCCCCGGGTGAGCGACGCGACCCGGGCGGCCGTCGAGGCGGCGGTCGCGGAACTCGGCTACGTCCCGAACACGGCGGCCCGCGCGCTGGCGGCCAACCGCACGGACGCGATCGCGCTGGTGGTGCCCGAGCCGGAGACCCGGTTCTTCGCCGAGCCGTACTTCTCGGACATGCTGAAGGGCGTCGGCGCCGAGCTGTCCGACACCGAGATGCAGCTCCTGTTGATATTCGCGGGCAGTGACCGGGAGCGGGAGCGGCTCGCCCAGTACCTGGCGGCGCACCGGGTGGACGGCGTCCTGCTGGTCTCCGTGCACGCCGACGATCCGCTGCCCGACCTGCTGAGCGAGCTGGAGATCCCCGCGGTGATCAGCGGCCCGCGTTCGGCGGCGGAGCCGCTCGCCTCGGTGGACTCCGACAACTACGGCGGTGCCCGCTCGGCCGTCGAGCACCTGCTGGGCCGGGGGCGCCGCCGGGTGGCCCACATCACCGGCCACCTCGACGTCTACGGCGCCCAGCGACGCGTCGACGGCTACCGCGAGGCGCTGCGCGACGCCGGTCAGGAACCGGACGAGGGCCTGATCGAGGCGGGCGACTTCACCGAGGAGGGCGGGCACCGGGCGATGACGGAGCTGCTGCGCCGCCGCCCCGACCTGGACGCGGTCTTCGCCGCCTCGGACGTCACCGCGGCGGGTGCCCGCCAGGCCCTGCGCGAGGCGGGCCTGCGCATCCCGGACGACGTGGCGCTGGTCGGCTACGACGACTCGGCGATCGCCCGCCACCTCGATCCGCCGCTGACCAGTGTGCGGCAGCCCATCGAGGAGATGGGCCGCGCGATGATCGACCTCCTGCTGACCGAGATCGCCGAGCGCCGCCCGGCGTCCGCGCGGCGGCCGGTGCGGTACCAGGTGGTGCTGGCCACGGAGCTGGTGGAGCGCGCGTCGTCGTGA
- a CDS encoding GH1 family beta-glucosidase — protein sequence MTAVRPETTARPAFDTSFPTGFVWGTATAAYQVEGAAAEDGRTPSIWDTFSHTPGKVRNGDTGDIAADHYHRYRDDVALMKDLGLKAYRFSVSWSRVQPTGRGPAVERGLDFYRRLVDELLEAGITPVATLYHWDLPQELEDAGGWPHRDTADRFAEYADIMGRALGDRVGVWTTLNEPWCSAFLGYGSGVHAPGRTDPAATLRAAHHLNLAHGKGIGALRAVLPATAQTSITLNLHQVRPRTDSPEDADAARRIDAVGNRIFTGPILDGAYPEDLLADTGHLVDWNTLVRDGDLAEISRPVDVLGVNYYAPTVVSLPADGSGSTGDDGHGASDHSPWTGSDDVAFHLANDNLTAMNWAIDADGLHTLLTDLAKSHPGLPLMVTENGAAFDDYVSPEGLVNDPQRIAYLHSHLDAVRRAIADGADVRGYFLWSLLDNFEWSYGYSKRFGAVYVDYSTQRRIPKASAHWYADVVRHNALPAADGTR from the coding sequence ATGACCGCCGTACGACCCGAGACCACTGCCCGCCCGGCCTTCGACACCTCGTTCCCGACGGGCTTCGTCTGGGGCACCGCCACCGCCGCCTACCAGGTGGAGGGCGCCGCCGCCGAGGACGGCCGCACGCCGTCCATCTGGGACACCTTCAGCCACACCCCCGGCAAGGTGCGCAACGGCGACACCGGTGACATCGCCGCCGACCACTACCACCGGTACCGCGACGACGTGGCCCTGATGAAGGACCTCGGCCTCAAGGCGTACCGTTTCTCCGTCTCCTGGTCCCGCGTCCAGCCGACCGGTCGGGGGCCCGCCGTGGAGCGCGGTCTGGACTTCTACCGCCGGCTGGTCGACGAGCTCCTCGAAGCCGGCATCACCCCGGTCGCCACCCTCTACCACTGGGACCTGCCCCAGGAGTTGGAGGACGCCGGCGGCTGGCCGCACCGCGACACCGCCGACCGGTTCGCCGAGTACGCCGACATCATGGGCCGCGCCCTCGGCGACCGGGTCGGCGTGTGGACCACCCTCAACGAGCCGTGGTGCAGCGCCTTCCTGGGCTACGGCTCCGGTGTCCACGCCCCCGGCCGCACCGACCCGGCCGCCACGCTGCGCGCCGCCCACCACCTCAACCTGGCCCACGGCAAGGGGATCGGCGCGCTCCGCGCGGTGCTGCCGGCGACCGCGCAGACCTCCATCACCCTCAACCTCCACCAGGTGCGCCCCCGCACCGACAGCCCCGAGGACGCCGACGCGGCCCGCCGGATCGACGCGGTCGGCAACCGGATCTTCACCGGTCCGATCCTGGACGGCGCCTACCCCGAGGACCTGCTCGCCGACACCGGGCACCTCGTGGACTGGAACACGCTGGTGCGCGACGGCGACCTGGCGGAGATCTCCCGCCCCGTCGACGTGCTCGGCGTCAACTACTACGCGCCGACCGTGGTCTCGCTGCCCGCCGACGGTTCCGGCAGCACCGGCGACGACGGCCACGGAGCGAGCGACCACTCCCCGTGGACGGGCTCCGACGACGTCGCCTTCCACCTCGCCAACGACAACCTCACGGCGATGAACTGGGCCATCGACGCCGACGGGCTGCACACCCTGCTCACCGACCTGGCGAAGTCCCACCCGGGCCTGCCGCTGATGGTCACCGAGAACGGTGCCGCCTTCGACGACTACGTCTCCCCGGAGGGCCTGGTGAACGACCCGCAGCGGATCGCCTACCTGCACTCCCACCTGGACGCCGTGCGCCGGGCGATCGCCGACGGCGCGGACGTGCGCGGCTACTTCCTGTGGTCGCTGCTGGACAACTTCGAGTGGTCGTACGGCTATTCGAAGCGGTTCGGCGCCGTCTACGTCGACTACTCCACCCAGCGCCGCATCCCCAAGGCCAGCGCCCACTGGTACGCCGACGTGGTCCGGCACAACGCGCTGCCGGCCGCCGACGGCACGCGGTAG
- a CDS encoding carbohydrate ABC transporter permease, with amino-acid sequence MTTTSPTKTVPDMTPTVLSSPERRGPRLKLGAGQQLKGGPFTYVALIVVGLGSLFPLYWTLVAASHDQQRVLDTPPPFIPGGRLWTNLEAAWEQANLGKAIVNSLIVSSCITLATLFFCTLAGYAFAKMRFRGRGVLMTAVIATLTIPPQLSVVPLFMMMSDIGWGGQLESVIFPTLVGAFGVFFMRQYLIEALPYELIEAGRVDGASNFRIVWSIVLPVARPAMMVLGMLTFVQAWNDFFWPFLALTQENPTLQVALGQLSASYTPDQSIVMAGALISTLPLLLVFVIFGKQIVGGIMAGAVKG; translated from the coding sequence ATGACCACGACAAGTCCCACCAAGACAGTGCCGGACATGACTCCGACCGTGCTCAGCTCCCCCGAGCGCAGGGGCCCCCGCCTCAAGCTCGGTGCCGGCCAGCAGCTCAAGGGCGGCCCGTTCACCTACGTCGCCCTGATCGTCGTCGGCCTGGGGTCCCTCTTCCCCCTGTACTGGACGCTGGTGGCCGCCTCGCACGACCAGCAGCGGGTGCTCGACACCCCGCCGCCGTTCATTCCGGGCGGCAGGCTGTGGACCAACCTGGAGGCGGCCTGGGAACAGGCCAACCTCGGCAAGGCCATCGTCAACAGCCTCATCGTGTCCAGCTGCATCACCCTCGCCACGCTGTTCTTCTGCACCCTGGCGGGCTACGCCTTCGCCAAGATGCGCTTCCGCGGCCGCGGCGTGCTGATGACCGCGGTCATCGCCACGCTGACGATCCCGCCGCAGCTCAGCGTCGTGCCGCTGTTCATGATGATGTCCGACATCGGCTGGGGCGGACAGCTGGAGTCGGTGATCTTCCCGACCCTGGTCGGCGCCTTCGGCGTGTTCTTCATGCGCCAGTACCTGATCGAGGCCCTGCCCTACGAACTCATCGAGGCGGGCCGGGTCGACGGGGCGAGCAACTTCCGCATCGTGTGGAGCATCGTCCTGCCCGTGGCGCGGCCCGCGATGATGGTGCTCGGCATGCTCACCTTCGTCCAGGCCTGGAACGACTTCTTCTGGCCCTTCCTCGCCCTGACCCAGGAGAACCCGACCCTCCAGGTCGCACTCGGCCAGCTCAGCGCCTCCTACACCCCCGACCAGAGCATCGTCATGGCCGGAGCGCTGATCAGCACCCTGCCGCTGCTGCTGGTCTTCGTGATCTTCGGCAAGCAGATCGTCGGAGGCATCATGGCGGGCGCCGTCAAGGGCTGA
- a CDS encoding carbohydrate ABC transporter permease — protein sequence MATTTPVRGAHKPPAGGSGAASKTPSPWRTRLWRLDDKASPYAYIAPFFLIFGAFGLYPLLYTGWIALHRVEMTSLDQSEWVGWENFAKILQDSEFWTAVSNTFIIGVISTVPQLLVALGLAHLLNYKLRASTFWRTVILTPYATSVATAALVFALVFRADGGILNWVLSFVGIENVDWGSGEWTSKIAISVMVIWRWTGYNALIYLAAMQAVPSDLYEAASIDGASRWQQFRKVTIPSLRPTILFTIVISTIGSMQLFGEPLLLEGGTLGSVGGSEHQYETLSIYLYNYGWKLGHLGPAAAVAWAMLVLLLLIALINWIVSRFVRKSAA from the coding sequence GTGGCAACGACAACCCCCGTACGGGGTGCCCACAAGCCGCCCGCCGGCGGCTCGGGCGCCGCGTCCAAGACACCCAGTCCGTGGCGAACGCGGCTGTGGCGCCTCGACGACAAGGCGTCGCCGTACGCGTACATCGCCCCCTTCTTCCTCATCTTCGGTGCGTTCGGGCTCTACCCGCTCCTCTACACCGGCTGGATCGCCCTGCACCGGGTGGAGATGACGAGCCTCGACCAGTCCGAGTGGGTCGGCTGGGAGAACTTCGCCAAGATCCTCCAGGACTCCGAGTTCTGGACGGCCGTCTCCAACACCTTCATCATCGGTGTCATCTCGACCGTGCCGCAGCTGCTGGTCGCGCTGGGACTGGCCCACCTGCTCAACTACAAGCTGCGCGCCAGCACCTTCTGGCGCACGGTGATCCTCACCCCGTACGCCACCTCGGTGGCGACCGCGGCGCTCGTCTTCGCCCTGGTCTTCCGGGCCGACGGCGGCATCCTCAACTGGGTGCTGAGCTTCGTCGGCATCGAGAACGTCGACTGGGGCAGCGGCGAGTGGACGTCCAAGATCGCGATCTCGGTCATGGTGATCTGGCGCTGGACCGGCTACAACGCCCTGATCTACCTGGCGGCCATGCAGGCGGTGCCGAGCGACCTGTACGAGGCGGCCTCGATCGACGGCGCCTCGCGCTGGCAGCAGTTCCGCAAGGTGACCATCCCCTCGCTCCGGCCGACGATCCTGTTCACCATCGTCATCTCGACGATCGGTTCCATGCAGCTGTTCGGTGAGCCGCTGCTGCTGGAGGGCGGCACGCTCGGCTCCGTCGGCGGCAGCGAGCACCAGTACGAGACGCTCAGCATCTACCTCTACAACTACGGCTGGAAGCTCGGGCACCTCGGTCCGGCCGCGGCCGTGGCCTGGGCCATGCTCGTCCTGCTGCTGCTCATCGCCCTGATCAACTGGATCGTCAGCCGGTTCGTGCGCAAGAGCGCGGCCTGA
- a CDS encoding ABC transporter substrate-binding protein — MRITRTGGGRGRRAAALTTSVLTASALLLTGCSSDSDGDSDASDSDGKITLKVADYGQFGYKEAGLFEKYQQLHPNIEVKEETTANEQDYYPKLLQQLNTGSGLGDVVGVEVARIKEVVDTQADKFTDLKDSIDVSQWLDWKAKQATTKDGAVIGAGTDIGPMSLCYRRDLFEKAGLPTDRTEVAKKVAGGWEDYIKLGEQYKAKAPDGTFFMDSASAMFNGVVSSSEKQYYDADGKPIYKDSPAVQKGWDLAADAAEKKLSQGLPQFQDPWKAALRKGSVATVVCPAWMSLQIENYSGEEFKGKWDITSAPGDTAANWGGSFLTVPKSGKHVKEATELVKWLTAPEQQAAVFKAVGVFPSNQGAYELPDVKNGKLPYFNDAPVGQLYAEEAKSIPVAVLGPKDGVIKDSISTQINNMEQRGTDPDKAWDAASEAIDKAIG, encoded by the coding sequence ATGCGCATCACCCGTACCGGCGGCGGTCGTGGCCGCAGAGCAGCGGCCCTGACCACCTCGGTCCTGACGGCCTCGGCTCTGCTGCTCACCGGCTGCAGCAGCGACAGCGACGGCGACTCGGACGCGTCGGACTCCGACGGGAAGATCACCCTCAAGGTGGCCGACTACGGACAGTTCGGCTACAAGGAAGCGGGCCTGTTCGAGAAGTACCAGCAGCTTCACCCGAACATCGAGGTGAAGGAGGAGACGACCGCCAACGAGCAGGACTACTACCCGAAGCTCCTTCAGCAGCTGAACACGGGCAGTGGTCTCGGGGACGTCGTCGGTGTCGAGGTCGCCCGCATCAAGGAGGTCGTCGACACCCAGGCGGACAAGTTCACCGACCTCAAGGACTCGATCGACGTCAGCCAGTGGCTGGACTGGAAGGCCAAGCAGGCCACCACGAAGGACGGCGCGGTCATAGGCGCCGGTACCGACATCGGTCCGATGTCGCTCTGCTACCGCAGGGACCTCTTCGAGAAGGCCGGTCTGCCGACCGACCGCACCGAGGTCGCCAAGAAGGTCGCGGGCGGCTGGGAGGACTACATCAAGCTCGGTGAGCAGTACAAGGCGAAGGCGCCCGACGGCACCTTCTTCATGGACTCCGCCAGCGCCATGTTCAACGGTGTCGTCAGCTCCTCCGAGAAGCAGTACTACGACGCCGACGGCAAGCCGATCTACAAGGACAGCCCCGCGGTGCAGAAGGGCTGGGACCTGGCCGCCGACGCCGCGGAGAAGAAGCTGAGCCAGGGCCTGCCCCAGTTCCAGGACCCCTGGAAGGCGGCGCTGCGCAAGGGCAGCGTGGCCACCGTGGTGTGCCCGGCCTGGATGTCCCTGCAGATCGAGAACTACTCCGGCGAGGAGTTCAAGGGCAAGTGGGACATCACCAGCGCGCCCGGTGACACCGCGGCCAACTGGGGCGGTTCCTTCCTGACCGTGCCCAAGAGCGGCAAGCACGTCAAGGAGGCCACCGAGCTGGTCAAGTGGCTGACCGCGCCCGAGCAGCAGGCGGCCGTCTTCAAGGCCGTCGGTGTCTTCCCGTCCAACCAGGGCGCCTACGAGCTTCCCGACGTGAAGAACGGGAAGCTCCCGTACTTCAACGACGCCCCGGTCGGCCAGCTCTACGCCGAAGAGGCCAAGTCCATCCCGGTGGCCGTGCTCGGCCCGAAGGACGGCGTGATCAAGGACTCGATCTCCACGCAGATCAACAACATGGAGCAGCGCGGCACCGACCCGGACAAGGCCTGGGACGCCGCCAGCGAGGCGATCGACAAGGCCATCGGCTGA
- a CDS encoding LacI family DNA-binding transcriptional regulator yields MSPADQPSTTAVVRRPTLNAVAARAGVGRGTVSRVINGSPKVSDRSRAAVEQAIAELGYVPNRAARSLVTRRTESVALVVPDAQTRLFSEPYFSGIIRGVSAGLASAGMQLLLVLVRDQQEYDRLAGYLSAQRVDGVLMIAVHRDDTLPDRLDELAVPTVLAGRRGDREPLGYVRADNVGGARSAVGHLLATGRRTVGTITGSLDMDAAQDRVDGYREALRDAGVAVDEELITDGDFTEEGGRAAMRELLRRRPGLDAVFAASDVMASGAVLELRASGRRVPDDVAVVGFDDSIVARHTDPPLTSVRQPLEEMGRTMARLLLDEIADPGSGRRAVVLPTELVVRGSA; encoded by the coding sequence ATGAGCCCTGCCGACCAACCGTCCACGACCGCGGTCGTCCGGCGCCCGACCCTGAACGCCGTGGCCGCCCGCGCCGGCGTGGGCCGCGGCACGGTCTCCCGGGTCATCAACGGTTCGCCCAAGGTGAGCGACCGCTCCCGCGCGGCCGTGGAACAGGCGATCGCCGAACTCGGCTACGTCCCCAACCGGGCCGCCCGCTCCCTGGTCACCCGGCGCACCGAGTCCGTGGCGCTGGTCGTCCCGGACGCCCAGACGCGGCTGTTCTCCGAGCCGTACTTCTCGGGGATCATCCGGGGCGTGTCCGCCGGACTGGCCAGCGCCGGGATGCAGTTGCTGCTCGTCCTGGTGCGCGACCAGCAGGAGTACGACCGGCTCGCCGGCTACCTGTCCGCGCAGCGGGTCGACGGGGTGCTGATGATCGCCGTCCACCGCGACGACACGCTGCCCGACCGGCTGGACGAACTCGCCGTCCCCACCGTGCTGGCGGGCCGGCGCGGCGACCGGGAGCCCCTCGGATACGTCCGCGCGGACAACGTCGGCGGCGCCAGGAGCGCGGTCGGGCATCTGCTGGCGACCGGCCGCCGGACCGTCGGCACCATCACCGGGTCGCTGGACATGGACGCCGCCCAGGACCGCGTCGACGGCTACCGCGAGGCGCTCCGGGACGCCGGTGTCGCCGTCGACGAGGAGCTGATCACGGACGGCGACTTCACCGAGGAGGGCGGACGCGCGGCCATGCGCGAACTGCTGCGCCGCCGCCCCGGCCTGGACGCGGTCTTCGCCGCCTCGGACGTGATGGCCTCCGGTGCGGTGCTGGAACTGCGCGCCTCGGGCCGGCGGGTGCCGGACGACGTGGCCGTCGTCGGGTTCGACGACTCGATCGTGGCCCGGCACACCGATCCCCCGCTGACCAGTGTCCGCCAGCCGCTGGAGGAGATGGGCCGCACCATGGCCCGACTGCTGCTGGACGAGATCGCGGACCCGG